In Spirosoma aureum, a single genomic region encodes these proteins:
- a CDS encoding SLC13 family permease codes for MENTTIPELVHPDTVRRAVVPAHWLKYSLLLAGPLLFWVLGYGELLPIAPKMQLVIGVAAWMMVWWISEAVALPVTAFLPIVLFPALAILDLPTTAANYTNPTILLFLSGFVFALAVERHNLHTRIALHIVRLIGTASHRLVLGFMVATAFVSMWVNNTAAALLMLPIAQSVLHLLEDDFRRAGQERQFRPFAVSLLLGLAYSASIGGIATTIGTPTNGVLLGFLRDSYKTDISFTGWFVVGFPLAVLMLTATYLILVRLLFPVRGHALPDASAIIRDKLTALGPIRYSEYAVSALFLLTAIGWIFRAFFVKWLGADFLNDTIIGMSGALLLFLTPDPTSKTGFLFDWSSMNKLPWGILFMIGGGLALAKTLESSGIIGLIGDTVASSGTHDYSGLLVALVGITLLLKIIIANTPLATAALPMVFGIATATGIDPILLGAPVTFAASFAFVLPMSTPPNAIVLATSQVTIRDMIKAGLLLALVGFLLLIAFGSTYKWMTN; via the coding sequence ATGGAAAATACGACAATTCCGGAATTAGTCCATCCTGACACTGTTCGAAGGGCCGTGGTGCCTGCTCACTGGCTGAAATATAGCCTGTTGCTGGCCGGACCCCTGCTCTTTTGGGTATTGGGATATGGTGAATTGTTGCCAATTGCGCCAAAAATGCAGCTGGTTATTGGCGTTGCAGCCTGGATGATGGTCTGGTGGATTAGCGAAGCCGTTGCCCTGCCCGTAACGGCTTTTTTACCCATAGTATTGTTCCCGGCGCTGGCCATTCTGGATCTGCCGACTACGGCCGCCAATTATACGAATCCCACGATCCTGTTGTTTCTGTCGGGCTTTGTGTTCGCGCTGGCGGTTGAACGGCACAACCTGCACACCCGCATTGCACTGCATATCGTGCGACTGATCGGAACGGCCAGCCACCGGCTGGTGCTGGGCTTCATGGTGGCTACTGCTTTTGTTAGTATGTGGGTGAACAATACGGCCGCTGCGCTGCTGATGCTGCCCATTGCCCAGTCGGTGCTTCATTTGCTGGAAGACGATTTCCGGCGAGCGGGTCAGGAGCGCCAGTTTCGCCCTTTTGCAGTGAGTTTGCTGCTGGGACTCGCCTATTCAGCCAGTATTGGAGGTATTGCTACCACCATTGGCACACCGACCAATGGGGTGCTGCTGGGTTTCCTGCGCGATTCCTACAAAACTGATATTTCGTTTACGGGCTGGTTTGTTGTCGGATTTCCACTGGCAGTATTGATGCTTACGGCCACATACCTCATTCTGGTCCGGCTCCTGTTTCCGGTGAGAGGCCATGCGTTACCTGATGCATCGGCCATCATTCGGGATAAACTGACGGCGTTAGGACCGATACGGTATTCCGAATATGCTGTCAGTGCGTTATTTCTGCTCACGGCCATCGGGTGGATTTTTCGGGCGTTTTTCGTGAAATGGCTGGGTGCCGATTTTCTGAACGACACCATCATTGGCATGAGCGGTGCTTTACTGCTCTTCCTGACTCCTGACCCGACCAGTAAAACCGGCTTTTTATTCGACTGGAGTAGCATGAACAAGTTACCTTGGGGCATTCTGTTCATGATCGGCGGAGGGCTGGCGCTGGCCAAAACACTCGAAAGCTCCGGCATTATCGGGCTGATCGGCGATACTGTTGCGTCGTCAGGTACGCATGACTACAGCGGATTGCTTGTCGCGCTGGTAGGCATCACGTTGTTACTGAAAATAATCATTGCCAATACGCCACTGGCAACGGCGGCTCTTCCGATGGTTTTTGGTATTGCTACTGCCACCGGTATCGATCCGATTCTGCTGGGTGCCCCCGTAACGTTTGCGGCTAGTTTTGCGTTCGTGCTGCCCATGTCGACACCACCAAACGCCATTGTGCTGGCAACCAGCCAGGTTACTATTCGGGATATGATCAAAGCCGGGTTGCTACTGGCATTAGTAGGTTTCCTGCTGCTGATTGCGTTTGGTAGTACCTACAAATGGATGACTAACTGA
- the soxC gene encoding sulfite dehydrogenase yields MVKPDSDGDQPAKPATITRRTLLGGAATAAVAVVQTSFAKGLQISIPQVPDDPTKQMGVPPGKVGTRSAFEKLAKNASDISSRSPLQDLYGTITPSDLHFERHHNGVPAIDPAKYELLIHGQVERPTVFTLADLKRFPSVSRIAFLECSGNFRTGKETMSPQEICGLTSQSEWTGVLLSTLFREVGVKPSSSWFLAEGGDAALMTRSIPTSKGWNDAIIAYAQNGEALRPEQGYPVRLFLPGWEGNTSVKWLRRLELGDAPWQTREETSKYSEGIKGGKIRQFSFDIDARSIITFPAYPVQIQKGWIEIRGLAWSGRGKVSRVEVSTDAGKTWKLAELQEPILDKAHVRFRHLWQWNGSETEIMSRVTDETGYVQPTFAQLIDARGADTGGYHFNPITVWQIKPDGRVLNRPENFR; encoded by the coding sequence ATGGTGAAGCCTGATAGCGACGGTGATCAACCGGCTAAACCCGCGACGATCACCCGTCGAACTTTATTGGGTGGAGCTGCTACTGCTGCCGTAGCGGTGGTACAAACTTCGTTTGCAAAGGGTTTGCAGATTAGTATTCCCCAGGTTCCCGACGATCCGACGAAGCAGATGGGCGTTCCGCCGGGTAAGGTCGGAACGCGGTCGGCATTTGAGAAACTGGCAAAAAATGCCTCTGATATTTCGTCGCGGTCGCCATTGCAGGATTTGTACGGCACTATCACTCCGTCTGACCTGCATTTCGAGCGGCATCACAATGGCGTCCCGGCAATCGATCCGGCCAAATACGAACTGCTCATTCACGGCCAGGTCGAACGGCCAACGGTGTTTACGCTGGCTGATCTGAAACGGTTTCCGTCGGTATCGCGCATTGCCTTTCTGGAATGTTCCGGCAATTTCCGTACGGGCAAAGAAACCATGTCTCCGCAGGAAATTTGTGGCCTCACGAGTCAGAGTGAATGGACCGGTGTGCTGCTTTCGACGCTGTTTCGGGAGGTGGGCGTAAAACCCAGTTCCAGCTGGTTTCTGGCTGAGGGCGGTGATGCTGCGCTGATGACCCGCAGCATTCCGACCAGCAAAGGCTGGAACGATGCCATTATTGCCTATGCGCAGAATGGCGAAGCGCTTCGGCCCGAACAGGGCTATCCGGTGCGGCTGTTTCTGCCCGGTTGGGAAGGAAATACAAGCGTCAAATGGCTACGTCGGCTTGAACTGGGGGATGCTCCCTGGCAAACCCGGGAGGAAACCTCGAAATATTCAGAAGGCATTAAAGGAGGCAAAATCCGGCAATTTAGCTTTGACATCGATGCCCGATCAATCATCACATTTCCGGCTTATCCGGTTCAGATTCAGAAAGGCTGGATCGAGATTCGGGGGCTGGCCTGGAGCGGCCGCGGAAAAGTAAGCCGGGTAGAGGTCAGTACGGATGCCGGTAAAACCTGGAAACTAGCTGAGTTGCAGGAGCCCATTCTGGATAAAGCGCATGTACGATTCCGGCACCTGTGGCAATGGAATGGATCTGAAACCGAGATCATGAGCCGTGTAACCGACGAGACGGGCTACGTACAGCCAACGTTCGCTCAACTCATTGATGCTCGGGGTGCCGATACTGGCGGCTATCATTTTAACCCGATTACGGTCTGGCAGATCAAACCCGATGGGCGTGTGCTGAACCGGCCCGAAAATTTTCGATAA
- a CDS encoding c-type cytochrome: MSNAWLVLPVGLFVAVLDLYPHPIAGSLFSDTSQADRSRKGVLNTDSLPTRFGYGKPASAVQITPLDIDVRPDGQGLPAGSGTATTGAVIFAAKCAACHGAGGVGGPNGSLVTTTPAPGKRTEKVIGNYWPYATTVFDYIQRAMPFSQPGSLTNEEVYSLTAYLLTANKLLDEKAVLNAQTLPKIVMPAQKLFVPDDRKAGPEIH, encoded by the coding sequence ATGAGTAATGCATGGCTGGTGCTACCTGTCGGGTTGTTTGTGGCGGTTCTCGATCTGTACCCGCATCCGATTGCTGGCTCCCTATTTTCTGATACGAGTCAGGCGGATAGAAGTCGAAAGGGCGTTCTGAATACCGACTCATTGCCTACCCGATTTGGCTATGGCAAACCGGCAAGTGCTGTGCAGATAACCCCGCTGGACATCGATGTACGTCCTGATGGTCAGGGCTTACCTGCCGGGTCTGGTACGGCAACGACCGGTGCGGTAATCTTCGCGGCAAAATGTGCTGCCTGTCATGGTGCGGGTGGGGTAGGAGGCCCCAACGGATCGTTGGTCACAACGACTCCGGCACCGGGAAAACGAACCGAAAAAGTGATTGGCAACTACTGGCCTTATGCTACGACTGTGTTCGATTACATTCAGCGAGCCATGCCATTTAGCCAGCCGGGTTCATTAACCAACGAAGAAGTTTATTCGCTGACGGCTTACCTGCTGACGGCGAATAAACTTCTCGACGAAAAAGCCGTGCTAAACGCCCAGACATTGCCGAAGATAGTAATGCCTGCTCAAAAACTATTTGTGCCCGACGACCGGAAAGCGGGGCCAGAAATACACTAA
- a CDS encoding DoxX family protein, translating to MSYSETISAPSPTSQPFTVPADGHWTAVEKTIFRFVFLYFLIQALPLDAQFFVNLVDFNGGYTRYLFNLSHYAPRFFGPEDTFVNWGVVLVFAAIGSVVWSFRNDSKTDYDQLYYWLRVILRYRLALGVIAYGFIKLFPLQAPLPSISNLNTAYGDHTAWKLFSLSLGIVPNYESFLGAVELAGGLLLLNRKTATIGTLILLPFLGNVFFSNLAYEGGEYVYSGLLITFALVLFAFDAIRLFRLLSLELPASPNRFHLVLNEQWQRYGRFALKSAFILFTVLLYGFTTYSTYRNGSVRFPKTPGLPGAAGLYNVSEFRVGGKTLPYAKNDPVRWQDVVFETWNTISIKSNRPVRIVNTVTEKLPATDRTGGSTEEDYEFAGSQGRHYYRYTVDPARNLLTLKNSNPNYAAETLQLTYTKAGNGQIILAGLDEKRDSVYAVLDKINKKYLIDEAAKAGRRGSLKL from the coding sequence ATGAGTTATTCAGAAACTATTTCCGCTCCGTCACCGACTAGCCAGCCTTTTACTGTTCCGGCTGATGGTCACTGGACAGCCGTTGAAAAAACTATTTTTCGGTTCGTTTTCCTGTATTTTCTAATTCAGGCCTTACCACTCGATGCGCAATTCTTTGTGAATCTGGTTGACTTTAATGGCGGCTATACACGCTACCTGTTCAATCTGTCGCACTATGCGCCCCGGTTTTTCGGGCCAGAGGATACCTTCGTTAACTGGGGCGTTGTGCTGGTGTTTGCTGCTATCGGTTCGGTGGTGTGGTCGTTTCGGAACGATTCTAAAACCGACTACGACCAGTTGTATTACTGGCTGCGGGTTATACTGCGCTATCGGCTGGCGCTGGGCGTGATTGCCTACGGATTCATCAAACTGTTCCCGTTGCAGGCACCACTGCCGTCTATCAGCAACCTCAACACCGCTTATGGTGACCATACGGCCTGGAAGCTATTTTCGCTGTCGCTGGGGATCGTACCCAATTACGAATCCTTTCTGGGGGCTGTCGAATTGGCCGGTGGTCTGCTTTTGCTTAACCGTAAGACAGCCACGATCGGTACGTTGATTCTGCTGCCGTTTCTGGGGAATGTGTTCTTCTCGAATCTGGCTTACGAAGGGGGCGAATATGTCTATAGTGGACTACTCATCACGTTTGCGCTGGTTCTGTTTGCCTTCGATGCGATCCGTTTGTTCCGGCTACTGTCGCTGGAATTGCCAGCTTCTCCCAATCGTTTTCATCTAGTTCTGAATGAGCAATGGCAGCGGTATGGACGATTCGCTCTCAAGTCGGCATTTATCCTGTTTACGGTCCTGCTTTATGGGTTTACGACCTATTCAACCTACCGAAATGGCTCCGTTCGGTTTCCGAAAACACCGGGTTTGCCAGGTGCTGCCGGGCTTTATAATGTCAGTGAGTTTCGAGTAGGCGGCAAAACACTGCCTTATGCCAAGAACGACCCTGTTCGTTGGCAGGATGTGGTGTTTGAGACCTGGAATACGATCAGTATCAAATCGAATCGACCTGTCAGGATCGTCAATACGGTTACGGAAAAACTGCCAGCTACCGACCGTACCGGCGGATCGACTGAAGAGGATTATGAATTTGCCGGATCGCAGGGGAGGCATTATTACCGCTATACTGTAGATCCGGCCCGAAACCTGTTGACGCTCAAAAACAGCAATCCGAACTACGCTGCTGAAACGCTGCAACTGACGTATACAAAGGCAGGTAACGGACAGATTATTCTCGCTGGACTGGACGAAAAGCGTGATTCAGTCTACGCTGTGCTGGATAAAATCAACAAAAAATACCTCATCGACGAGGCCGCCAAAGCTGGTCGGCGCGGATCGCTCAAACTCTAA
- a CDS encoding RagB/SusD family nutrient uptake outer membrane protein: MNRIKIIFSLLLLLSASSCKEFLDVKPLESISDTETITDQNSALTALRGVYSALASGDYYGTSFQSIGYLTGDNIQWTGSQSQVQEFINKKVNADNSTIASVWIAIYRTINRANNVLAKVPAVTDPTLTTALKNQYLGEAYTIRALAYFDLARTFGGVPIITSPTTKPTDNSGIKRSSQADTYAQALKDLDAAEPLLPTTVDRYRVTQKTVFALKSRYYLYQKDYAKAEDYATRLISDATNYKLLKPYGAFFQSDARGTAESVFEIFYNGTTEVNSHRGQWQPQTNGGTRQWAPNDALVALLNNPAIGGNRSVLVAKDNQNRWYGNLYYRNPASDPSYIFRIAEAYLIRAEARAQQDKLTDALTDLNAVRDRAGLTALTTATAATKDAILLAVENERRVEFALEPHRWFDIVRTGRAPAVFNLTDQNRSVLPIPVQQLLTDKALEQNPGY, translated from the coding sequence ATGAATCGCATAAAAATCATTTTTTCGCTGCTCCTGCTGCTGAGCGCCAGTAGTTGCAAGGAGTTTTTAGATGTTAAACCGCTGGAGTCGATCTCCGACACGGAAACGATAACCGATCAGAATTCGGCGTTGACAGCCCTACGTGGTGTTTACAGCGCACTGGCCAGCGGTGATTATTACGGCACCAGTTTTCAAAGTATTGGCTATCTGACGGGTGATAATATTCAGTGGACCGGCTCGCAGTCGCAGGTGCAGGAGTTTATCAACAAGAAGGTCAACGCCGATAATTCGACAATTGCCAGTGTCTGGATCGCGATTTACCGGACGATCAACCGAGCCAATAACGTATTGGCGAAAGTGCCGGCTGTAACGGACCCAACCCTGACCACGGCCCTTAAAAACCAGTATCTCGGCGAAGCGTATACCATTCGTGCCCTGGCCTACTTCGATCTGGCCCGCACATTTGGTGGGGTGCCCATCATTACCAGTCCAACGACCAAACCGACGGACAATTCGGGCATTAAGCGGAGCAGTCAGGCCGATACTTATGCACAGGCGCTGAAAGATCTGGACGCGGCCGAACCCCTCCTGCCGACTACAGTCGATCGCTATCGGGTGACACAGAAAACGGTTTTTGCCCTCAAATCCCGCTATTATCTGTATCAGAAAGACTACGCGAAGGCTGAAGATTATGCGACCCGACTCATCAGCGATGCGACCAACTATAAGCTGCTGAAACCATATGGAGCTTTTTTCCAGAGCGATGCGCGGGGAACGGCAGAATCCGTATTCGAGATTTTCTATAACGGCACGACCGAAGTCAATAGCCATCGGGGCCAATGGCAACCACAAACGAACGGTGGTACACGCCAGTGGGCTCCCAACGATGCGCTGGTGGCACTGCTGAATAATCCGGCCATTGGCGGAAATCGCTCGGTGCTCGTGGCTAAAGACAACCAGAACCGCTGGTACGGAAACCTCTATTACCGCAACCCGGCTTCTGACCCGTCGTACATCTTCCGGATTGCCGAAGCCTACCTGATTCGGGCCGAAGCCCGCGCGCAACAGGACAAACTCACCGATGCGCTGACGGACCTCAATGCCGTGCGCGATCGGGCGGGGTTGACCGCACTCACCACGGCCACTGCCGCAACGAAAGATGCGATTCTACTGGCTGTAGAAAACGAACGGCGGGTTGAATTCGCACTGGAGCCGCATCGCTGGTTCGACATCGTGCGGACGGGCCGTGCTCCGGCTGTTTTCAATCTTACTGACCAAAACCGGTCGGTGCTCCCTATTCCGGTGCAGCAACTGCTGACCGATAAGGCGCTGGAACAAAATCCTGGATACTGA